The following coding sequences are from one Mycoplasma mycoides subsp. capri window:
- a CDS encoding M13 family metallopeptidase, translating to MKYQIKDNLFKAVNQDWLEKTEIPNDRSSIGEFVELDIKNELIIKKIAKDLLKKQANNLLDDPNLINFAKFYSLTSNFELRNKNHIEPLKKYVDEILEIKDLDQLNQMYTTFVYRNYSLPINFDISNDYIDSSIKTLYLTIASHILPDKSHYQNKEVKNKFYKEFKSMTKKLLSAYFNDLKKINLIIKNTLEFDEIIANYSLSSLEKVRYNELYKPYKYEDVIKNTKYLDLNNIIKTLINKDVDQIIFTDDHFATNLDQIYNNKNLELIKSWLVVMLVVRFSKYLDEKTRTIASKYSLFISGQTKVKNKEKHALNLALDYFSTPIGLYYGQKYLGSKAKKDVENMVSHMINIYKQRLENNTWLTSQTINKALLKLDKLGVHIGYPSEIEPFYTNLITNSTNLIDTVFSFNQVINQYLFSEYKKPINKNYWSMAAYQVNAYYHPMYNHIVFPAGILQGSFYSINHSTSQNYGGIGAVIAHEISHAFDNNGANFDENGNLKMWWTDEDFDKFKQKTQKMIDLFDNKEIEFGKCNGALTVSENIADAGGISCALQAAQLEKDYNAQEFFINWAKIWKSKYKQQTALRLLETDPHAPTELRANIQAANLEEFIDAFNINPEDKMYIEPQKRVKIW from the coding sequence ATGAAATATCAAATAAAAGATAACCTTTTTAAAGCAGTAAATCAAGATTGATTAGAAAAAACTGAAATTCCAAATGATCGTTCTTCAATTGGAGAATTTGTTGAACTTGATATTAAAAATGAACTAATTATTAAAAAAATAGCAAAAGATTTATTAAAAAAACAAGCTAATAATTTATTAGATGACCCTAATTTAATTAACTTTGCTAAATTTTATAGTTTAACTAGTAATTTTGAATTAAGAAATAAAAATCATATAGAACCATTAAAAAAATATGTTGATGAAATATTAGAAATTAAAGATTTAGATCAATTAAATCAAATGTATACTACATTTGTTTATAGAAATTATTCTTTACCAATTAATTTTGATATTTCTAATGATTATATTGATTCAAGTATTAAAACTCTTTATTTAACAATTGCTTCTCACATATTACCAGATAAAAGTCATTATCAAAATAAAGAAGTAAAAAACAAGTTTTATAAAGAATTTAAATCAATGACTAAAAAGTTATTATCAGCTTATTTTAATGATTTAAAAAAGATAAATTTAATTATTAAAAATACTTTAGAATTTGATGAAATTATAGCTAATTATTCTTTAAGTTCACTAGAAAAAGTTAGATATAATGAGTTATATAAACCTTATAAATATGAAGATGTAATTAAAAATACTAAATATTTAGATTTAAATAATATTATTAAAACTTTAATTAATAAAGATGTTGATCAAATCATATTTACAGATGATCATTTTGCAACTAATTTAGATCAAATTTATAATAATAAAAACTTAGAATTAATTAAATCTTGACTAGTTGTAATGTTAGTTGTACGTTTTTCTAAATATTTAGATGAAAAAACAAGAACAATAGCAAGTAAATATTCTTTATTTATTAGTGGTCAAACTAAAGTAAAAAATAAAGAAAAACACGCTTTAAACTTAGCTTTAGATTATTTTTCAACTCCAATTGGTTTATATTATGGTCAAAAATATTTAGGATCTAAAGCTAAAAAAGATGTTGAAAATATGGTTAGTCATATGATTAATATTTATAAACAAAGACTTGAAAATAACACTTGATTAACAAGCCAAACTATTAATAAAGCGTTATTAAAATTAGATAAGTTAGGTGTACATATTGGATATCCAAGTGAAATTGAACCTTTTTATACAAATCTAATTACAAATTCAACTAATTTAATTGATACAGTTTTTAGTTTTAATCAAGTGATTAATCAATATCTTTTTAGTGAATATAAAAAACCAATTAATAAAAATTATTGAAGTATGGCTGCATATCAAGTAAATGCTTATTATCATCCAATGTATAATCACATTGTTTTTCCAGCTGGAATTTTACAAGGTTCATTTTATTCAATAAATCATTCAACTTCACAAAATTATGGGGGAATTGGAGCTGTTATTGCTCATGAAATTTCTCATGCTTTTGACAATAATGGAGCTAATTTTGATGAAAATGGGAATTTAAAAATGTGATGAACAGATGAAGATTTTGACAAATTTAAACAAAAAACTCAAAAGATGATTGATTTATTTGATAATAAAGAAATTGAATTTGGAAAATGTAATGGAGCTTTAACAGTTAGTGAAAATATTGCTGATGCTGGTGGAATTAGTTGTGCATTACAAGCAGCTCAATTAGAAAAAGATTATAATGCTCAAGAATTTTTTATAAATTGAGCAAAAATTTGAAAATCTAAATATAAACAACAAACTGCTTTAAGATTATTAGAAACAGATCCTCATGCTCCAACTGAACTAAGAGCAAACATCCAAGCTGCTAATTTAGAAGAATTTATTGATGCTTTTAATATTAATCCAGAAGATAAAATGTATATAGAACCACAAAAAAGAGTAAAAATTTGATAA
- a CDS encoding TrmH family RNA methyltransferase gives MEVISSVSNPKIKEILKLKDRKHRNKQKLFIVEGFHMIMEAYNDQIIKTLLGTSKALEVLKDEIPNIEQVIEISENVAKKISDTVTSQQIFAICSMPENTKIDFENNILLLDQIQDPGNLGTLIRSAASFNFKTVIASPNSVNFHNQKVLRSTQGNLFQVNLVNEYLVTVINQLHDNNYIIIGTSLHDDSKPLSKVKFDSDDKYALIIGNEGKGISPELLDLIDLNINIEMAEDVDSINAAVAGSIIMYQINNAK, from the coding sequence ATGGAAGTCATTAGCTCGGTCTCTAATCCAAAAATAAAAGAGATATTAAAATTAAAAGATAGAAAGCATAGAAACAAACAAAAACTTTTTATAGTTGAAGGTTTTCATATGATTATGGAAGCTTATAATGATCAAATTATAAAAACATTACTAGGTACTAGTAAAGCTTTAGAAGTTTTAAAAGATGAAATCCCAAACATAGAACAAGTAATTGAGATTTCAGAAAATGTTGCTAAAAAAATTAGTGATACAGTAACAAGTCAGCAAATTTTTGCAATTTGTAGTATGCCTGAAAACACTAAAATTGATTTTGAAAACAATATTTTATTATTAGATCAAATTCAAGATCCAGGCAATTTAGGAACACTAATTAGAAGTGCTGCTAGCTTTAATTTTAAAACAGTGATTGCTTCACCAAATAGTGTGAATTTTCATAACCAAAAAGTTTTAAGATCAACTCAAGGTAATTTATTTCAAGTTAATTTAGTTAATGAATATTTAGTTACAGTAATTAATCAATTACATGATAATAACTACATTATTATTGGAACTTCACTTCATGATGATAGTAAACCTTTAAGTAAAGTGAAATTTGATTCAGATGATAAATATGCATTAATTATTGGAAATGAAGGTAAAGGAATTTCACCAGAATTACTAGATTTAATAGATTTAAATATTAATATTGAAATGGCTGAAGATGTTGATAGTATTAATGCAGCTGTTGCTGGATCTATTATTATGTATCAAATTAATAATGCTAAATAG
- a CDS encoding 5-formyltetrahydrofolate cyclo-ligase yields the protein MNKTLLRKQLLEKRKNFDLEYKNTSNLIITNKVIDFIKQHQFKQICIFLSTKYEIETRNIINWCLNHHILVFVPKITTDNNMDMVLLDNSYLTNFNKFNIQEPTSNILANLKEIDCVFTPVVGFDNKLNRIGMGKGFYDKFFSLNSFSYLKVGLCFDKQKVDQIIIESNDIRLDYIITENQNIYKLN from the coding sequence ATGAATAAAACTTTATTAAGAAAACAATTACTAGAAAAAAGAAAAAACTTTGACTTAGAGTATAAAAATACTAGTAATTTAATAATTACAAATAAAGTAATTGATTTTATTAAACAACATCAATTTAAACAAATTTGTATCTTTTTATCAACTAAATATGAAATTGAAACTAGAAATATTATTAATTGGTGTTTAAATCATCATATTTTAGTATTTGTACCAAAAATTACAACTGATAATAATATGGATATGGTGTTATTAGATAATAGTTATTTAACTAATTTTAATAAGTTTAATATTCAAGAACCAACTAGTAATATATTAGCTAATTTAAAAGAAATTGATTGTGTTTTTACTCCAGTTGTTGGATTTGATAACAAGTTAAATAGAATTGGTATGGGTAAAGGATTTTATGATAAATTCTTTAGTTTAAATTCATTTAGTTATTTAAAAGTTGGTTTATGTTTTGATAAACAAAAAGTTGATCAAATTATAATTGAATCTAATGATATTAGATTAGATTACATTATTACAGAAAATCAAAATATTTATAAATTAAATTAA
- a CDS encoding dUTP diphosphatase produces the protein MIDNKTLKWLSEKQTILDQFIQNKWNFKNDKTLLDKKLTAFLVELGEYANEERSFKYWSNKKPSDLEIQLDEYIDGIHFIISVGNQINYNFLEFNYNFLNKESIIEIYFEIISCLNSFIKENNNTNYSNLLNAFLNICEIKNYTQEQIINAYNIKNEINFQRQNNNY, from the coding sequence ATGATAGATAATAAAACATTAAAATGATTAAGTGAAAAACAAACAATATTAGATCAATTTATTCAAAATAAATGAAACTTTAAAAATGATAAAACTTTATTAGATAAAAAACTAACAGCTTTTTTAGTTGAACTTGGTGAGTATGCTAATGAAGAAAGAAGTTTTAAATATTGATCTAATAAAAAACCATCTGATTTAGAAATTCAATTAGATGAATATATTGATGGGATTCATTTTATTATTAGTGTTGGAAATCAAATCAATTATAATTTTTTAGAATTTAACTATAATTTTTTAAATAAAGAATCTATTATTGAGATTTATTTTGAAATTATTAGTTGTTTAAATAGTTTTATTAAAGAAAATAATAATACAAACTACTCTAACTTATTAAATGCATTTTTAAATATTTGTGAAATTAAAAACTATACTCAAGAACAAATTATTAATGCATATAATATTAAAAATGAAATTAATTTTCAAAGACAAAATAACAATTATTAA
- a CDS encoding aminotransferase class V-fold PLP-dependent enzyme — translation MNGQFEKIKKQFPLLKKHPNLIYFDNGATTLKPNSVINAQTNYLKNISTNPHSGDYKIGYQSLEILNNTRELVKNFINANHTSEIIFTSGTTQSINMIAKGLINLVNQDDEILITSLEHSSNLVPWIWLKQKTNSVIKNLELTNDFGIDINKLDQLITPKTKIVSFAHISNTTGYINDVKKIIKKIRSINQNVIIVVDVAQSIAHFKVDVKDWDVDFIAFSAHKMYGPFGVGILYGKYQLLDELEPLNLGGGSSLTISKDFTSYTLKTLPEKLEAGTLNISNIYGFKKAIEFILKIGINNIHLYETKLKQYTRQQIKANHLENKITFYNLNNDSPLLLFNVNQINAQDISSFLDVKYNITSRSGAHCVRRLEDVIHIKSALRISFAIYNTTDEIDKLIDALKNTDKFLDIYF, via the coding sequence GTGAATGGTCAATTTGAAAAAATTAAAAAACAATTTCCTTTATTAAAAAAACATCCTAATTTAATTTATTTTGATAATGGAGCTACAACTTTAAAACCAAATTCTGTAATAAATGCTCAAACTAATTATTTAAAAAATATTTCAACAAACCCACATTCAGGTGATTATAAAATTGGATATCAAAGTTTAGAAATTTTAAACAACACTAGAGAACTTGTAAAAAACTTTATTAATGCAAATCACACAAGTGAAATTATTTTTACTTCAGGAACTACTCAATCTATTAATATGATTGCAAAAGGTTTAATTAACTTAGTTAATCAAGATGATGAAATTCTAATTACTAGTTTAGAACATTCATCAAACTTAGTTCCTTGAATTTGATTAAAACAAAAAACTAATTCTGTTATTAAAAATTTAGAATTAACAAATGATTTTGGAATTGATATTAATAAATTAGATCAATTAATTACACCTAAAACTAAAATAGTTAGTTTTGCTCATATTTCAAATACAACAGGATATATTAATGATGTTAAAAAAATTATTAAAAAAATTAGATCAATTAATCAAAATGTAATAATTGTTGTTGATGTTGCTCAATCAATTGCTCATTTTAAAGTTGATGTTAAAGATTGAGATGTAGATTTTATTGCCTTTTCAGCTCATAAAATGTATGGACCATTTGGAGTTGGTATTTTATATGGTAAATATCAATTATTAGATGAATTAGAACCTTTAAATTTAGGTGGTGGTTCTAGTTTAACTATTAGTAAAGATTTTACCAGTTATACTTTAAAAACTTTACCAGAAAAACTAGAAGCTGGTACTTTAAATATTTCAAATATTTATGGTTTTAAAAAAGCAATTGAATTTATTTTAAAAATAGGAATTAATAATATACATTTATATGAAACTAAATTAAAACAATATACTAGACAACAAATTAAAGCTAATCATTTAGAAAATAAAATTACTTTTTATAATTTAAATAATGATTCTCCTTTATTATTATTTAATGTTAATCAAATTAATGCTCAAGACATTTCTAGTTTTTTAGATGTTAAATATAATATAACTAGTAGATCTGGAGCACATTGTGTTAGAAGATTAGAAGATGTAATTCATATAAAAAGTGCATTAAGAATTAGTTTTGCAATTTATAATACAACTGATGAAATTGATAAATTAATTGATGCATTAAAAAACACAGATAAATTTTTAGATATATACTTTTAA
- a CDS encoding iron-sulfur cluster assembly scaffold protein, with protein MIDINNDSLLREIIIKHFLNPENKTLTNNKNAIIKELKSQTCADQLIIEILIENKIIKSMKFDGSACAIATSSIDLLINNLLNLDIKKAIELIKNYQDFLLTGSLINIDQLNELVVMKNIHKQKNRILCASLALNDLLEILNSYE; from the coding sequence ATGATAGATATAAATAACGATTCTTTATTAAGAGAAATAATAATCAAACACTTTTTAAATCCAGAAAATAAAACTTTAACAAATAATAAAAATGCAATTATAAAAGAATTAAAATCTCAAACTTGTGCTGATCAATTAATTATTGAAATCTTAATAGAAAATAAAATTATTAAATCAATGAAATTTGATGGCTCAGCTTGTGCAATAGCTACAAGTTCAATTGATTTATTAATTAATAATTTATTAAATTTAGATATTAAAAAAGCAATAGAACTTATAAAAAACTATCAAGACTTTTTATTAACTGGATCATTAATAAATATTGATCAATTAAATGAATTAGTTGTAATGAAAAACATACATAAACAAAAAAATAGAATTTTATGTGCTAGTTTAGCTTTAAATGATTTATTAGAAATCTTAAATTCATATGAATAA
- a CDS encoding glucose-6-phosphate isomerase, with the protein MIKVNLDHTNIDINKVVDLNKVKQIHQMIINKTGKGNDYLGWLNWPNDYNKTEYEQMKQVANKLRSEIEALVVIGIGGSYLGCRAADEMIRGLYHQDKVELIYVGNTMSSTYIYQLVEYLKNKNFGICVISKSGTTTEPGISFRVFEKLLVDKVGLNKAKDLIVAITDKNKGALKQLADKKGYQTFVIPNDIGGRFSVLTPVGIFPLLVSGINTDNIFNGALKAKNELINDDLSNQAYKYAVIRNYLYNQGYKTEALISYELQLQMLTEWWKQLFGESEGKDNKGLLPSSMIFSTDLHSLGQWVQEGPRNVMFETIIKITKPNYDLNVPIDNDNYDGLNYLTNKSFHQINQTALKGVIQAHSITGNMPNIVLEFEKMDDEQFGYLVYFFELALAMSAYLLDVNPFNQPGVEVYKYNMFKLLEKPGIK; encoded by the coding sequence ATGATTAAAGTAAATTTAGATCATACAAATATTGATATTAATAAAGTTGTAGATCTTAATAAAGTTAAACAAATTCATCAAATGATCATTAATAAAACTGGTAAAGGTAATGATTATTTAGGGTGATTAAACTGACCAAATGATTATAATAAAACTGAATATGAGCAAATGAAACAAGTTGCAAATAAATTAAGAAGTGAAATTGAAGCTTTAGTTGTAATTGGAATTGGTGGTTCATATTTAGGTTGTAGAGCAGCTGATGAAATGATCCGTGGATTATATCATCAAGATAAAGTAGAATTAATATATGTTGGAAACACAATGTCTTCAACTTATATTTACCAATTAGTTGAATATTTAAAAAATAAAAACTTTGGAATTTGTGTAATTTCAAAATCAGGAACAACTACTGAACCTGGAATTAGTTTTAGAGTTTTTGAAAAACTATTAGTAGATAAAGTTGGACTAAATAAAGCAAAAGATTTAATTGTTGCTATTACTGATAAAAATAAAGGTGCTTTAAAACAATTAGCTGATAAAAAAGGATATCAAACTTTTGTAATTCCAAACGATATTGGTGGTAGATTTTCAGTTCTAACTCCAGTTGGGATATTTCCTTTATTAGTTAGTGGAATTAATACTGATAATATTTTTAATGGTGCTTTAAAAGCAAAAAATGAATTAATTAATGATGATTTATCAAATCAAGCTTATAAATATGCTGTAATTAGAAATTATTTATACAATCAAGGATATAAAACTGAAGCTTTGATTAGTTATGAATTACAATTACAAATGTTAACTGAATGATGAAAACAATTATTTGGTGAATCTGAAGGAAAAGATAATAAAGGATTACTACCAAGTAGTATGATTTTTTCAACAGATCTACATTCTTTAGGTCAATGAGTTCAAGAAGGACCTAGAAATGTGATGTTTGAAACAATTATTAAAATTACAAAACCAAATTATGATTTAAATGTGCCAATTGATAATGATAATTATGATGGATTGAATTATTTAACAAATAAATCATTTCACCAAATTAATCAAACTGCTTTAAAAGGAGTAATTCAAGCACATTCAATTACTGGAAATATGCCAAACATTGTTTTAGAATTTGAAAAAATGGATGATGAACAATTTGGTTATTTAGTTTACTTTTTTGAATTAGCTTTAGCTATGAGTGCTTATTTATTAGATGTTAATCCTTTTAACCAACCTGGAGTTGAAGTTTATAAATACAATATGTTTAAACTATTAGAAAAACCCGGAATTAAATAG
- a CDS encoding lipoprotein produces MKKLLTWLSAITLVASSSVLAISCKTEQVKNENSLFLTNFGDIKIDSKSLLEWNQKWNGISSNNQELINKTNNLLAAGILLAIRDNKLQLPEKNENGWDSSVNPQIKNLLGDKNSTDTATLYGLANKSLNDLKDNKYKNDPKGWQKHLEEMFPGVKKNLADLENAYKSNFILNDSSNSAFIKLKNLLMFNSTVADSMWQKGIQTTNLDWKTLTNNFANAYPGKKDLDQLAKAIKEAFDKANSNWNDAKIVTFTNMVNGLGGINNQSTTSGSNGGAGSQQNDNLIITYSSSKDVKNKISGTNNGNGKKGEEWIKEILNRVSSNAQRGSVAFSEWNVSYNYNSQNGPKNFINYNNQKPSSWTEIVKEIPLLENGDLKADPIKGEYGAISNSQKYAINNYFNSEKPVIFSDLIFKFANNKTATDIEKNLSLKALIPTESSGQDLTTKLIERFQGIQSVLQTYLSNDDKEKETYTAGLSKFDTIFRGEEAKIKANTSTNSSTDYKNWTEWDIKNDHHKINASGKLLTLSDTTYSDTVKFSIYDFLTSNDKKENTWSWKEESSINGNLESQKFKQALIDGGLSNDEASKIDSAIEQTKDKKQSKDAARLTIYNLAELFKKINQKNSSSGTSSGSGSSSSSTASTSENGENKNSNIYTILNKDEGIIAFIDGDGLHITKIDGYKLINNKNNNESLSSSIDQQQSLNDSIKQTAVLKQIRSLYSSPNASVLVPYLINSTLQINTTSTSMSSSSSGQSNGSKWDWTKKDLDYANSVKNLGVDISLLNKNIKNDYERFLINTSLIDASKTKSFYNIDILSEVSKSIQSGNNASLQSNWLVELFTKILKDKGKALSGSLLSVIVTTDNKADNDEIEKIFSHQAKNLKVSAIRKLQQSNQKWVNKVKENYKKYSKDASLDKRFIPDQTIDLNSMNESKKKRYDNLLQSEIFNPEVKAQKNSNGSSSTGDSGARGDA; encoded by the coding sequence GTGAAAAAGCTTTTAACTTGACTTAGTGCTATAACCTTAGTTGCATCATCAAGTGTTTTAGCTATTAGTTGTAAAACTGAACAAGTAAAAAATGAAAATTCACTTTTTTTAACTAATTTTGGAGACATTAAGATTGATTCAAAAAGCTTATTAGAATGAAATCAAAAATGAAACGGAATTAGTTCAAATAACCAAGAACTTATTAATAAAACTAATAATTTATTAGCTGCTGGAATTTTATTAGCAATTAGAGATAATAAATTACAACTACCTGAAAAAAATGAAAATGGATGAGATTCTAGTGTTAATCCTCAAATTAAAAATTTATTAGGAGATAAAAATAGTACTGATACAGCTACTTTATATGGTTTAGCTAATAAAAGTTTAAATGATTTAAAAGATAATAAATATAAAAATGATCCAAAAGGTTGACAAAAACATTTAGAAGAAATGTTTCCTGGTGTTAAAAAGAATTTAGCTGATTTAGAAAATGCTTATAAGTCAAACTTTATTTTAAATGATAGTTCAAATAGTGCTTTTATTAAATTAAAAAATCTTTTAATGTTTAATTCAACAGTTGCTGATTCTATGTGACAAAAAGGAATTCAAACAACTAATTTAGACTGAAAAACTTTAACTAATAATTTTGCTAATGCATATCCTGGAAAAAAGGATCTAGATCAACTAGCTAAAGCTATTAAAGAAGCATTTGATAAAGCTAACAGTAACTGAAATGATGCTAAAATAGTTACTTTTACTAATATGGTTAACGGTCTAGGTGGAATTAATAATCAAAGTACAACTAGTGGTTCAAACGGAGGGGCCGGAAGTCAACAGAATGATAATTTAATAATTACTTATAGCTCTTCAAAAGATGTTAAAAACAAAATTTCTGGTACTAATAACGGGAATGGCAAAAAAGGTGAAGAATGAATTAAGGAAATTTTAAATAGAGTTTCATCTAATGCACAGAGAGGTTCTGTTGCCTTTAGTGAATGAAATGTTTCCTACAATTATAATTCGCAAAATGGACCAAAAAACTTTATAAACTATAATAATCAAAAGCCTTCATCTTGAACAGAAATAGTAAAAGAAATTCCTCTTTTAGAAAATGGTGACTTAAAGGCGGACCCCATTAAGGGTGAATATGGTGCTATTTCTAACTCACAAAAATATGCTATAAATAATTACTTTAATTCTGAAAAACCTGTTATTTTTTCTGATTTAATTTTTAAATTTGCAAACAATAAAACAGCAACAGATATTGAAAAAAATTTATCATTAAAAGCATTAATACCAACCGAATCTTCAGGACAAGATTTGACCACTAAATTAATCGAAAGATTTCAAGGAATTCAATCAGTTTTACAAACCTATTTATCTAATGATGATAAAGAAAAAGAAACATATACAGCTGGTCTTTCTAAATTTGACACAATCTTTAGGGGAGAAGAAGCCAAAATAAAAGCAAACACAAGCACTAATAGCTCAACTGATTATAAAAATTGAACTGAGTGAGATATTAAAAACGATCACCATAAAATCAATGCAAGTGGTAAATTACTTACACTTAGCGACACCACTTACTCGGATACAGTTAAATTTTCTATTTATGATTTTCTGACAAGTAATGATAAAAAAGAAAATACTTGAAGCTGAAAAGAAGAATCATCAATTAATGGAAATTTAGAATCACAAAAATTTAAACAAGCACTAATAGATGGTGGTTTGTCAAATGATGAGGCAAGTAAAATAGATAGCGCTATAGAGCAAACCAAAGACAAAAAACAATCAAAAGATGCTGCAAGATTAACTATTTATAATCTAGCAGAGCTATTTAAAAAGATTAATCAAAAAAATAGTAGTTCTGGAACATCTTCTGGTTCTGGTTCATCATCATCTAGCACAGCTTCAACTAGCGAAAATGGAGAAAATAAAAATTCGAATATTTACACTATATTAAACAAAGACGAAGGGATAATAGCATTCATTGATGGAGATGGATTACACATCACTAAAATTGATGGGTATAAACTAATTAATAATAAAAACAACAATGAATCTCTGTCATCATCAATTGATCAACAACAAAGTCTTAATGACTCTATTAAACAGACTGCTGTTCTAAAACAAATCAGATCTTTATATTCTTCACCTAATGCTAGTGTTTTAGTTCCATATCTAATAAATTCAACTCTTCAAATTAATACAACCTCAACAAGTATGTCTAGTTCATCATCTGGACAATCTAATGGCTCAAAATGAGATTGAACAAAAAAAGATTTAGATTATGCAAATTCTGTTAAAAATCTTGGTGTAGATATTAGTTTATTAAACAAGAATATCAAAAATGATTATGAAAGATTTCTAATAAATACTTCATTAATTGATGCTTCTAAAACTAAGTCATTTTATAATATCGATATTCTAAGTGAAGTATCAAAATCTATTCAGTCTGGTAATAATGCTTCACTACAATCTAATTGATTAGTTGAATTATTTACAAAAATATTAAAAGATAAAGGTAAGGCTTTGTCAGGTAGTTTATTAAGTGTGATAGTAACAACTGATAATAAAGCTGATAATGATGAAATTGAAAAAATATTTTCACATCAAGCAAAAAACTTGAAAGTATCAGCTATTAGAAAATTGCAACAATCAAATCAAAAGTGAGTAAATAAAGTTAAAGAAAATTATAAGAAATATTCAAAAGACGCTTCACTAGATAAGAGATTTATTCCAGATCAAACTATAGATCTAAATTCTATGAATGAAAGCAAGAAAAAAAGATATGACAATCTTTTACAATCAGAAATTTTTAATCCGGAAGTAAAAGCACAGAAAAATAGTAATGGATCATCATCTACCGGTGATTCTGGAGCTAGAGGTGATGCATAA